The following proteins are encoded in a genomic region of Primulina huaijiensis isolate GDHJ02 chromosome 3, ASM1229523v2, whole genome shotgun sequence:
- the LOC140972902 gene encoding thioredoxin-like 1-2, chloroplastic: MSSCLNPGFSISGSCERISKNRAKGSLKVCSSTGTLQFKETKSNYFLGKALDASDKRIVTDLMIRTSKNDPLTVNAQASSFMSKALKWWEKSLQPNMVEINSAQEFVDSLSNAGDKLVVVDFYSPGCGGCKALHPKICQMAELNPDTIFVMVNYEQHKAMCYALHVHVLPFFRFYRGAEGRLCSFSCTNATINKFKVALAKHGTDRCSLGPTKGLNESELLALASHDLISRDLLPPNLNEDDEAEELVLQENSKGSALSKDDGKIKGDALLVV; encoded by the exons ATGTCTTCTTGTTTGAATCCAGGTTTCTCCATTTCTGGGTCCTGTGAGAGAATATCCAAGAACAGAGCCAAAGGCTCTCTGAAGGTTTGTTCTTCTACTGGGACTCTACAATTCAAGGAGACCAAATCAAACTATTTCTTGGGCAAAGCCCTCGATGCCTCAGATAAAAGAATTGTTACCGATTTGATGATTAGAACTTCGAAAAATGATCCTTTGACCGTCAAT GCTCAAGCTTCGTCTTTTATGAGCAAAGCTCTGAAATGGTGGGAAAAGTCCCTTCAACCGAACATGGTAGAGATAAATTCAGCTCAAGAATTTGTGGATTCTTTGTCTAATGCTGGTGATAAATTGGTTGTAGTTGACTTTTATTCTCCTGGTTGTGGGGGTTGCAAAGCTCTGCATCCTAAG ATTTGTCAAATGGCTGAATTGAATCCAGATACCATTTTTGTGATGGTTAATTATGAGCAACACAAGGCTATGTGCTATGCCCTTCATGTCCACGTTTTACCCTTCTTTAGATTTTACAGAGGTGCAGAGGGCAGGCTGTGTAGCTTCAGTTGCACCAACGCAACA ATCAACAAATTTAAGGTTGCATTGGCTAAACATGGGACGGATCGATGTAGTCTTGGCCCCACAAAAGGTTTAAATGAATCGGAACTATTGGCCTTGGCCTCACACGATCTGATATCGAGAGATTTGCTTCCACCGAATTTGAATGAGGATGATGAAGCTGAAGAGTTGGTTCTTCAAGAAAATTCCAAGGGAAGTGCTTTGAGCAAAGATGATGGTAAGATAAAAGGGGATGCCCTGTTGGTGGTTTAG